One stretch of Thermococcus sp. 21S9 DNA includes these proteins:
- a CDS encoding metallophosphoesterase: protein MLGFLRRRKLRKLRQKADETLVMHIGDTPESVYRFIEELIDEYKPDVIIHTGDLVDNVKLERRPDLKPAYEAGLRKLARVLKGSGARLYIVPGNEDDPELLRRFFGENLVEPGSVVEIGGKTFALGHCWRDVADKDADFKLYGHNFKVIPGGLNAVLGVNFIFLPSGRVVKVDYPVGTDTARGYKLRRGL from the coding sequence ATGCTCGGCTTCCTGAGGAGGAGAAAGCTTAGAAAGCTCAGGCAGAAGGCCGACGAAACCCTCGTCATGCACATAGGGGACACACCGGAGAGCGTTTACCGGTTCATCGAGGAGCTCATAGACGAGTACAAGCCCGATGTGATAATCCACACCGGCGACCTGGTGGACAACGTCAAGCTCGAGCGGAGACCCGACCTGAAGCCGGCCTATGAGGCTGGCCTGAGAAAGCTCGCGCGGGTTCTCAAGGGCTCCGGCGCCAGGCTTTACATCGTCCCGGGCAACGAGGATGACCCGGAACTCTTACGGCGGTTCTTCGGGGAGAACCTGGTTGAGCCGGGAAGCGTCGTCGAGATTGGTGGAAAGACCTTCGCCCTCGGCCACTGCTGGAGGGACGTTGCCGATAAAGATGCCGACTTCAAGCTCTACGGCCACAACTTCAAGGTCATTCCAGGGGGTTTGAACGCCGTTCTCGGCGTCAACTTCATCTTCCTGCCGAGCGGGAGGGTCGTGAAAGTTGACTATCCCGTGGGCACAGACACGGCCCGGGGTTACAAGCTCAGGAGGGGGTTGTGA